One region of Phragmites australis chromosome 18, lpPhrAust1.1, whole genome shotgun sequence genomic DNA includes:
- the LOC133898453 gene encoding receptor-like protein kinase HSL1 — protein sequence MTHLLLLRLLCLLPLAAAADFSALLAAKSALSDPASALASWNLHHSPSPCRWPHLLCSNPGQHSSAPAVGSLFLSNLSLAGTFPSPLCSLRSLSFLDLSYNSLAGPLPGCLAALPSLRHLDLAGNAFSGEVPRTYGSGFPSLDTLSLAGNELAGEFPGFLLANATAPLKELLLAYNPFAPSPLPDVAGSVSGLTGLHVLWLAGCGLVGEIPPSLIGSLTSLVNLDLSTNNLTGEIPASVGRLENVVQIELYSNKLTGRVPKGLGALKRLRFFDASMNRLSGEIPADLFLAPRLESVHLYQNELSGRVPETVAQAPALADLRLFTNRLVGELPSEFGKNCPLEFLDLSDNRLYGRIPAVLCRAGKLEQLLILNNELVGPIPVELGQCRTLTRVRLPNNGLSGAVPPAMWGLPHLYLLELAGNALSGTVSPIISMAKNLSQLIISNNRFTGELPAQLGSLPRLFELSAANNGFSGPLPASLSEVSTLGQLDLRNNSLSGELPQGLRRWQKLTQLDLADNHLTGTIPPELGELPVLNSLDLSNNELTGDVPVQLENLKLSLFNLSNNRLTGALPPLFSGAMYEGSFLGNPDLCRGMCQSGRRASPGRRGLVGSVASILTVAGVILLLGLAWFCYGYRSQHKGSAAEATGGSRPRWALTSFHKVEFNDDDILGCLDEDNVVGMGAAGKVYKAVVRHGSEDAVVAVKKLWDGGKAVEGTKDTFDAEVATLGRIRHKNIVKLWCCFRSGDCRLLVYEYMPNGSLGDILHGSKGGLLDWPARHRIMVGAAEGLAYLHHDCAPPIVHRDVKSNNILLDAELGAKVADFGVARVIGDGPTAMTAIAGSCGYIAPEYSYTLRVTEKSDVYSFGVVMLELVTGKRPVGPELGEKDLVRWVCSGIERDGVDSVLDQRLAGASRDDMVRVLHIALFCTSSLPINRPSMRAVVKLLLETAPTPPPLAPPPPESKLKTSEGKPLDV from the exons ATGACTCACCTGCTCCTGCTCcgcctcctctgcctcctccccctcgccgccgctgccgacttCTCCGCCCTGCTCGCCGCCAAGTCCGCCCTCTCCGACCCCGCCTCCGCCCTTGCATCCTGGAACCTTCACCACTCCCCGTCCCCCTGCCGCTGGCCGCACCTCCTCTGTTCCAACCCCGGACAACACTCCTCTGCTCCGGCCGTCggctccctcttcctctccaaccTCTCCCTCGCCGGCACATTCCCTTCCCCGCTCTGCTCGCTGCGGTCTCTCTCCTTCCTCGACCTCTCCTACAACTCCCTCGCGGGGCCCCTGCCCGGCTGCCTTGCCGCGCTGCCGTCGCTCAGGCACCTCGACCTCGCTGGCAATGCTTTCTCCGGCGAGGTGCCAAGGACATACGgctccgggttcccttccctaGACACGCTCAGCCTCGCGGGAAATGAGCTCGCTGGCGAGTTCCCGGGGTTCTTGCTGGCCAACGCCACGGCGCCGCTCAAGGAGCTCCTTCTCGCGTACAACCCCTTCGCGCCGTCACCGCTGCCGGATGTTGCCGGCTCCGTCTCTGGTCTCACGGGGCTGCACGTTCTGTGGCTCGCCGGTTGCGGCCTTGTCGGGGAGATCCCACCGTCGTTGATCGGGAGCCTGACGAGCCTCGTCAATCTCGACCTCTCCACGAACAACCTCACCGGAGAGATCCCGGCGAGCGTCGGGAGACTAGAGAACGTCGTGCAGATTGAGCTCTACTCGAACAAGCTCACTGGGAGGGTGCCCAAAGGGCTGGGGGCGCTCAAGCGGCTGCGGTTCTTCGACGCTTCCATGAACCGGCTCTCCGGCGAGATACCGGCAGACCTGTTCCTTGCGCCGAGGCTGGAGAGCGTGCACCTGTACCAGAACGAGCTGTCCGGCCGTGTGCCTGAGACGGTGGCGCAGGCGCCTGCGTTGGCCGACCTGAGGCTGTTCACCAACCGCCTTGTCGGGGAGTTGCCTTCGGAGTTCGGGAAGAACTGCCCTCTTGAGTTTCTGGACTTGTCAGACAACCGGCTCTATGGCCGGATTCCGGCGGTACTGTGCAGAGCCGGGAAGTTGGAGCAGCTCCTGATACTTAACAACGAGCTGGTCGGCCCCATTCCGGTGGAGCTCGGGCAATGTCGGACGCTGACGCGGGTGCGGCTGCCGAACAACGGGCTGTCCGGTGCTGTGCCTCCGGCCATGTGGGGCCTGCCGCACCTGTACCTTCTTGAGCTCGCCGGGAACGCGCTGTCCGGCACTGTGAGTCCGATCATCTCCATGGCAAAGAACCTGTCGCAGCTGATCATATCCAACAACCGCTTCACTGGCGAGCTGCCGGCGCAACTCGGCAGCCTGCCGAGACTGTTCGAGCTGTCGGCCGCGAACAACGGGTTCTCCGGGCCGCTGCCGGCGTCGCTCTCCGAGGTTTCCACGCTTGGTCAGCTTGATTTGAGGAATAACTCGCTCTCTGGCGAGCTGCCACAAGGTCTTCGACGGTGGCAGAAGCTGACACAGCTGGACCTTGCCGATAACCACCTCACGGGAACCATCCCGCCGGAGCTCGGCGAGCTCCCTGTGCTGAATTCCCTTGACCTGTCGAACAACGAGCTCACCGGCGATGTGCCAGTGCAATTGGAGAACCTCAAACTGAGCCTGTTTAACCTGTCCAACAACCGGCTCACCGGCGCTTTGCCTCCTCTGTTCTCCGGTGCCATGTACGAGGGCAGCTTCTTGGGCAACCCGGATCTGTGCCGCGGAATGTGTCAAAGCGGCCGTCGAGCAAGCCCCGGTCGCCGCGGCCTCGTGGGCAGCGTCGCCTCCATCCtcaccgtcgccggcgtcaTCCTGCTCCTTGGCCTGGCGTGGTTCTGCTACGGGTACCGGAGCCAACACAAGGGGTCCGCCGCGGAGGCCACTGGAGGTAGCAGGCCCAGGTGGGCGCTCACGTCGTTCCACAAGGTAGAGTTCAACGACGACGACATCCTGGGCTGCCTCGACGAGGACAACGTAGTTGGCATGGGCGCGGCCGGTAAGGTGTACAAGGCCGTCGTCAGGCACGGCAGTGAAGacgccgtcgtcgccgtcaAGAAGCTGTGGGACGGCGGCAAGGCCGTGGAAGGCACGAAGGACACGTTCGATGCTGAGGTGGCGACTCTGGGCAGGATCCGGCACAAGAACATCGTGAAGCTCTGGTGCTGCTTCCGCAGCGGCGACTGTCGGCTGCTGGTGTACGAGTACATGCCCAACGGCAGCCTCGGCGACATCCTCCACGGCAGCAAGGGCGGGCTCCTGGACTGGCCAGCGCGGCACCGTATCATGGTCGGCGCCGCGGAGGGGCTCGCATACCTGCACCATGACTGCGCGCCGCCGATCGTGCACCGCGACGTCAAGTCCAACAacatcctcctcgacgccgaGCTCGGCGCCAAGGTCGCCGACTTCGGTGTCGCCAGGGTCATCGGCGACGGGCCGACCGCCATGACAGCTATCGCCGGATCCTGCGGCTATATCGCTCCCG AGTACTCGTACACGCTGCGCGTCACGGAGAAGagcgacgtgtacagcttcggcgtGGTGATGCTGGAGCTCGTCACCGGCAAGAGGCCCGTCGGTCCAGAGCTCGGGGAGAAGGACCTGGTGCGCTGGGTGTGCAGCGGCATCGAGCGCGACGGGGTGGACTCCGTGCTCGACCAGAGGCTCGCCGGCGCGTCCAGGGACGACATGGTCAGGGTGCTCCACATCGCGCTATTCTGCACGTCCAGCCTCCCGATCAACCGCCCGTCAATGAGGGCCGTCGTGAAGTTGCTGCTCGAGACCGcgccaacgccgccgccgctagcACCACCCCCACCGGAGAGCAAGCTGAAGACAAGTGAGGGAAAACCTCTTGATGTCTGA
- the LOC133899562 gene encoding serine/threonine-protein kinase-like protein CCR1: MHDAVVAAVHHAVVASAAAALVALAVALFLLWRKRLVAAARAADGAAVVPGPAATTAPLRVVPLADVERATDGFHPSRVIGQGRHFAVYAAAPGIAAKRMHPHLVLGDPGGRRFPAAVRSLAVPPHPNLAALVGLSEGPGERVLLVERAPAGAVSLDRVLGGDDAHPPLSWHQRAAVAAGAARGLAHLHAHGVAHGRVRPRNLLVNANAGARWRHATRLTDYGLAGFLDRADAHAETDVYMFGAVLLELLTGRRWDGGRLADWALPRIRAGTGPGALAEVLDVARAGPPRDKAEARLLARTARVALACVGNDGRSRPGMAEVSAILSDVEAAYRGRKGAPEGEEEEDDGDGDEGRLSGCLLAPSRSAHKGDKLLRLPV; encoded by the coding sequence ATGCACGACGCGGTCGTGGCCGCCGTCCACCACGCCGTcgtcgccagcgccgccgcggccCTTGTTGCGCTGGCCGTCGCGCTCTTCCTTCTCTGGCGGAAGAGGCTCGTGGCCGCCGCGAGAGCCGCCGACGGTGCCGCTGTCGTCCCCGGTCCAGCGGCTACGACAGCACCTCTGCGGGTGGTCCCGCTCGCCGACGTCGAGCGCGCGACGGACGGGTTCCACCCGAGCCGTGTCATCGGGCAGGGGAGGCACTTCGCCGTGTACGCGGCGGCGCCCGGGATCGCCGCCAAGCGCATGCACCCGCACCTCGTCCTCGGCGACCCAGGCGGGCGCCGGTTCCCCGCCGCGGTCCGCTCGCTCGCCGTGCCGCCCCACCCTAACCTCGCCGCGCTCGTCGGACTCTCCGAGGGCCCAGGCGAGCGCGTCCTCCTCGTCGAGCGCGCCCCCGCCGGCGCCGTCAGCCTCGACAGGGTCCTCGGCGGGGACGACGCCCACCCTCCTCTGTCGTGGCACCAGCGCGCCGCGGTCGCCGCGGGCGCCGCGCGCGGGCTGGCGCACCTGCACGCGCACGGCGTGGCGCACGGCCGCGTGCGGCCGCGCAACCTGCTGGTGAACGCCAACGCCGGCGCGCGCTGGAGGCACGCCACCAGGCTCACCGACTACGGGCTGGCCGGCTTCCTCGACCGCGCCGACGCCCACGCGGAGACCGACGTGTACATGTTCGGCGCGGTGCTGCTGGAGCTGCTCACCGGGCGGCGCTGGGATGGCGGCCGGCTGGCGGACTGGGCGCTTCCGCGGATACGCGCCGGCACCGGGCCGGGCGCGTTGGCGGAGGTGCTCGACGTCGCACGGGCCGGCCCGCCGCGCGACAAGGCTGAGGCGCGGCTGCTGGCGCGTACGGCCAGGGTGGCACTGGCGTGCGTCGGCAACGACGGGCGCAGCCGCCCCGGGATGGCGGAGGTGTCGGCCATCCTCAGCGACGTGGAGGCCGCGTACCGGGGCCGCAAAGGCGCGCCagaaggcgaggaggaggaggacgacggcgacggcgatgaGGGGCGTCTGAGTGGGTGTCTTCTTGCCCCGAGCCGGAGCGCGCACAAGGGGGACAAGTTGCTCCGGCTTCCCGTGTGA